The Nerophis lumbriciformis linkage group LG07, RoL_Nlum_v2.1, whole genome shotgun sequence genome window below encodes:
- the rpl22l1 gene encoding ribosomal protein eL22-like — protein MAPIRQKKFTVPKKSKKGPGWKFTLDLTHPVEDGIMDSANFEIFLKERIKVNGKTGNLANVVSVSCMKNKIDVTSEKQFSKRYLKYLTKKYLKKNNLRDWLRVVASNKKTYELRYFQISQDDEESDADE, from the exons ATGGCGCCG ATCCGTCAGAAGAAGTTTACTGTTCCCAAGAAGAGTAAAAAGGGTCCTGGGTGGAAGTTCACCCTGGACCTGACCCACCCTGTGGAGGATGGCATCATGGACTCTGCCAACTTT GAGATATTCCTTAAAGAGAGGATAAAGGTCAACGGGAAAACCGGTAACCTTGCCAACGTCGTGTCGGTCAGTTGCATGAAGAACAAAATCGACGTCACATCAGAGAAGCAGTTCTCTAAAAG GTATCTAAAATACCTGACAAAGAAGTACCTGAAGAAGAACAATCTCCGTGACTGGCTGAGAGTGGTGGCGTCCAACAAGAAGACCTACGAGCTGCGCTACTTCCAGATTAGCCAGGATGATGAAGAGTCTGATGCAGACGAGTAG